The Vespula vulgaris chromosome 2, iyVesVulg1.1, whole genome shotgun sequence genome has a segment encoding these proteins:
- the LOC127061538 gene encoding solute carrier family 2, facilitated glucose transporter member 1-like isoform X1: protein MTEENQESDVSALCIDVSKTTPVTGESKTTKKENEIDPGSGRWTTLLVLAGATCCLGSALPAGYSLGVLNNPAELIQNFCNESIIERYDIQFTHNELMILWATIVSIFLIGGVTGSLIASWLADRFGRKGALMIGNIFGILGAILFLLVPALNSVELLLAGRLIVGLSGGLATSLLPMYMTEIAPLKLRGAVGVLCQLGITSGVFLGQIAGLDTVLGTKESWHIMLAACSLLCATALLLTFALPESPKYLYIIKEQQSKALKELSRLRNMDIMLLQNEVAGLQHEFVTKSSTDNWTIGRILKEPTLRLPLLLVCSLQFGQQLTGISAVFYYSSSIFKDAGLGSTGSQYATLGTGFANIAMAVVSVPVMSLFHRRIVLLSSCYLCIGCLIILCTSIALIHTVSFMPWVCIVTVIVYVIFYGIGLGPIPFFIGSELFDVGPRPVAMSLGSVCNWGGNFIVGMLFPTMQELLGPYTFLIFTGCIILLAQFVGFYLPETRGKSTMEVAASITQGLKSRPNAKPAT from the exons ATGACGGAGGAAAATCAAG AATCTGACGTTTCTGCATTATGCATCGATGTGTCGAAAACCACGCCAGTTACCGGTGAATCAAAAACAACC aaaaaagaaaatgaaattgaccCTGGATCAGGTAGATGGACCACTTTATTGGTCTTGGCAGGAGCTACGTGTTGTTTGGGTTCCGCACTACCAGCAGGATACAGCTTAGGTGTATTAAACAATCCTGCAGAG TTAATCCAGAACTTTTGCAATGAAAGTATTATTGAAAGATATGACATACAATTTACTCACAATGAGCTGATGATATTATGGGCTACCAtagtatcaatttttttaattggcGGAGTGACTGGATCTTTGATAGCAAGTTGGTTAGCAGATAGATTCGGAAGAAAGGGAGCTTTAATGATTGGAAATATCTTTGGAATCTTAGGtgctattctctttctccttgtaCCAGCATTAAATTCTGTTGAATTATTACTCGCAGGCAGACTAATTGTTG GTCTGTCAGGAGGATTAGCTACTAGTTTGTTACCAATGTATATGACAGAAATAGCACCTCTTAAATTAAGAGGTGCTGTTGGAGTATTATGTCAATTAGGTATCACGTCTGGTGTGTTTCTTGGACAAATTGCAGGACTTGATACAGTGTTAGGTACTAAAGAAAGTTGGCATATCATGTTAGCAGCATGTTCACTTTTATGCGCAACTGCGCTGCTTCTTACCTTTGCACTGCCAGAAAGtccaaaatatttatatataattaaggaACAGCAAAGTAAAGCTCTTAAag AGTTAAGTCGTTTACGTAATATGGATATTATGTTATTACAAAACGAAGTTGCTGGTTTGCAACACGAATTCGTGACCAAATCATCGACAGATAATTGGACGATAGGTCGTATATTAAAAGAGCCTACTCTTAGATTACCTTTACTCCTAGTATGCTCTCTTCAATTCGGCCAGCAACTAACCGGTATAAGTGCAGTATTTTATTACTCGAGTTCGATATTTAAAGATGCAGGATTAGGAAGTACTGGATCACAATATGCTACTCTTGGAACTGGCTTTGCTAATATTGCTATGGCTGTGGTATCTGTTCCTGTTATGTCATTATTCCATAGACGAATTGTGTTATTAAGTAGTTGTTATTTATGTATTGGATGTCTCATTATTTTATGTACTTCCATAGCTTTAATT CATACAGTTTCATTTATGCCATGGGTGTGTATAGTGACAGTAATCGTTTATGTCATCTTTTATGGTATTGGCCTTGGTCcaattccattttttattgGGTCAGAATTATTTGATGTTGGGCCCAGACCTGTTGCAATGTCTCTTGGAAGTGTTTGTAATTGGGGTGGTAATTTTATTGTTGGAATGTTATTTCCAACGATGCAAGAATTACTCGGCCCGTAcacttttcttatctttacaGGATGTATTATACTTCTAGCACAATTTGTTGG ATTCTATTTGCCAGAAACAAGAGGTAAAAGTACTATGGAAGTTGCAGCATCCATTACACAAGGATTGAAGTCAAGACCAAATGCAAAGCCCGCGACTTAG
- the LOC127061538 gene encoding solute carrier family 2, facilitated glucose transporter member 1-like isoform X2 — protein MLPESDVSALCIDVSKTTPVTGESKTTKKENEIDPGSGRWTTLLVLAGATCCLGSALPAGYSLGVLNNPAELIQNFCNESIIERYDIQFTHNELMILWATIVSIFLIGGVTGSLIASWLADRFGRKGALMIGNIFGILGAILFLLVPALNSVELLLAGRLIVGLSGGLATSLLPMYMTEIAPLKLRGAVGVLCQLGITSGVFLGQIAGLDTVLGTKESWHIMLAACSLLCATALLLTFALPESPKYLYIIKEQQSKALKELSRLRNMDIMLLQNEVAGLQHEFVTKSSTDNWTIGRILKEPTLRLPLLLVCSLQFGQQLTGISAVFYYSSSIFKDAGLGSTGSQYATLGTGFANIAMAVVSVPVMSLFHRRIVLLSSCYLCIGCLIILCTSIALIHTVSFMPWVCIVTVIVYVIFYGIGLGPIPFFIGSELFDVGPRPVAMSLGSVCNWGGNFIVGMLFPTMQELLGPYTFLIFTGCIILLAQFVGFYLPETRGKSTMEVAASITQGLKSRPNAKPAT, from the exons ATGCTACCAG AATCTGACGTTTCTGCATTATGCATCGATGTGTCGAAAACCACGCCAGTTACCGGTGAATCAAAAACAACC aaaaaagaaaatgaaattgaccCTGGATCAGGTAGATGGACCACTTTATTGGTCTTGGCAGGAGCTACGTGTTGTTTGGGTTCCGCACTACCAGCAGGATACAGCTTAGGTGTATTAAACAATCCTGCAGAG TTAATCCAGAACTTTTGCAATGAAAGTATTATTGAAAGATATGACATACAATTTACTCACAATGAGCTGATGATATTATGGGCTACCAtagtatcaatttttttaattggcGGAGTGACTGGATCTTTGATAGCAAGTTGGTTAGCAGATAGATTCGGAAGAAAGGGAGCTTTAATGATTGGAAATATCTTTGGAATCTTAGGtgctattctctttctccttgtaCCAGCATTAAATTCTGTTGAATTATTACTCGCAGGCAGACTAATTGTTG GTCTGTCAGGAGGATTAGCTACTAGTTTGTTACCAATGTATATGACAGAAATAGCACCTCTTAAATTAAGAGGTGCTGTTGGAGTATTATGTCAATTAGGTATCACGTCTGGTGTGTTTCTTGGACAAATTGCAGGACTTGATACAGTGTTAGGTACTAAAGAAAGTTGGCATATCATGTTAGCAGCATGTTCACTTTTATGCGCAACTGCGCTGCTTCTTACCTTTGCACTGCCAGAAAGtccaaaatatttatatataattaaggaACAGCAAAGTAAAGCTCTTAAag AGTTAAGTCGTTTACGTAATATGGATATTATGTTATTACAAAACGAAGTTGCTGGTTTGCAACACGAATTCGTGACCAAATCATCGACAGATAATTGGACGATAGGTCGTATATTAAAAGAGCCTACTCTTAGATTACCTTTACTCCTAGTATGCTCTCTTCAATTCGGCCAGCAACTAACCGGTATAAGTGCAGTATTTTATTACTCGAGTTCGATATTTAAAGATGCAGGATTAGGAAGTACTGGATCACAATATGCTACTCTTGGAACTGGCTTTGCTAATATTGCTATGGCTGTGGTATCTGTTCCTGTTATGTCATTATTCCATAGACGAATTGTGTTATTAAGTAGTTGTTATTTATGTATTGGATGTCTCATTATTTTATGTACTTCCATAGCTTTAATT CATACAGTTTCATTTATGCCATGGGTGTGTATAGTGACAGTAATCGTTTATGTCATCTTTTATGGTATTGGCCTTGGTCcaattccattttttattgGGTCAGAATTATTTGATGTTGGGCCCAGACCTGTTGCAATGTCTCTTGGAAGTGTTTGTAATTGGGGTGGTAATTTTATTGTTGGAATGTTATTTCCAACGATGCAAGAATTACTCGGCCCGTAcacttttcttatctttacaGGATGTATTATACTTCTAGCACAATTTGTTGG ATTCTATTTGCCAGAAACAAGAGGTAAAAGTACTATGGAAGTTGCAGCATCCATTACACAAGGATTGAAGTCAAGACCAAATGCAAAGCCCGCGACTTAG
- the LOC127061554 gene encoding solute carrier family 25 member 35-like isoform X2, producing the protein MAAAGAGLFTNPADVIKIRLQLQGELEARGAYKKIYKNTFHAAYLIAKHEGILALQSGIAPALYFQIVLNGIRLGVYNTATKYGFIQDSKGNTDILKTVVITGLSGCLGGVLGSPFYLVKTQIQAQSAQSIAVGYQHGHTGTLSAFIKLWKQGGIAALYRGWYANIPRLFIGSSTQLTTFGLVSDLLRSLNILTDYPITLTFVSSLIGGSCVAVTMQPFDVLATRLYNQRATKGGKGMLYNGLYDALVKIIRTEGLYGLYKGTFPTWMRIAPHTVLCLVFYQKLDQLYDDIRT; encoded by the exons ATGGCGGCTGCGGGTGCTGGATTATTTACTAATCCAGCAGATGTTATTAAGATACGATTGCAGCTCCAAGGAGAACTCGAAGCGAGAGGAGCttacaaaaagatatataaaaatacgtttCATGCTGCCTATCTCATAGCTAAACACGAAGGAATTTTAGCTTTACAATCTGGTATTGCACCAGCGTTATATTTTCAGATTGTTCTCAACGGTATACGATTAGGTGTTTATAACACTGCAACAAAGTATGGTTTCATACAGGACAGTAAAGGAAATACGGATATCCTGAAAACTGTGGTCATCACAGGATTGTCTGGTTGCTTAGGGGGCGTTCTCGGTAGTCCATTTTATTTG GTCAAGACACAGATTCAAGCTCAATCTGCGCAATCCATTGCCGTTGGTTATCAACACGGTCATACAGGAACGTTGTCAGCATTTATAAAACTATGGAAGCAAGGTGGTATAGCTGCGTTATATCGTGGCTGGTATGCCAATATACCTAGATTATTTATTGGCTCGTCTACGCAGTTGACTACGTTCGGTTTGGTCTCAGATTTGTTACGTTCTTTGAAT ATACTTACAGATTATCCTATAACTTTgactttcgtttcttcgttaatCGGTGGATCATGTGTAGCTGTCACTATGCAACCTTTTGACGTATTGGCAACAAGATTGTATAATCAAA GAGCAACGAAAGGTGGGAAAGGTATGCTCTATAATGGGCTCTATGATGCTTTGGTTAAGATAATACGAACAGAAGGTTTGTATGGCTTATATAAAGGAACTTTCCCAACGTGGATGAGAATAGCACCACACACAGTTTTATGTTTAGTATTCTATCAGAAATTAGATCAATTGTATGACGATATAAGAACGTAA
- the LOC127061554 gene encoding solute carrier family 25 member 35-like isoform X1, whose product MATAENLTVPSMEAEKPLGAEFVIGAMAAAGAGLFTNPADVIKIRLQLQGELEARGAYKKIYKNTFHAAYLIAKHEGILALQSGIAPALYFQIVLNGIRLGVYNTATKYGFIQDSKGNTDILKTVVITGLSGCLGGVLGSPFYLVKTQIQAQSAQSIAVGYQHGHTGTLSAFIKLWKQGGIAALYRGWYANIPRLFIGSSTQLTTFGLVSDLLRSLNILTDYPITLTFVSSLIGGSCVAVTMQPFDVLATRLYNQRATKGGKGMLYNGLYDALVKIIRTEGLYGLYKGTFPTWMRIAPHTVLCLVFYQKLDQLYDDIRT is encoded by the exons ATGGCTACCGCCGAAAATCTCACTGTACCAAGTATGGAAGCGGAGAAACC acTCGGAGCGGAATTTGTAATAGGAGCAATGGCGGCTGCGGGTGCTGGATTATTTACTAATCCAGCAGATGTTATTAAGATACGATTGCAGCTCCAAGGAGAACTCGAAGCGAGAGGAGCttacaaaaagatatataaaaatacgtttCATGCTGCCTATCTCATAGCTAAACACGAAGGAATTTTAGCTTTACAATCTGGTATTGCACCAGCGTTATATTTTCAGATTGTTCTCAACGGTATACGATTAGGTGTTTATAACACTGCAACAAAGTATGGTTTCATACAGGACAGTAAAGGAAATACGGATATCCTGAAAACTGTGGTCATCACAGGATTGTCTGGTTGCTTAGGGGGCGTTCTCGGTAGTCCATTTTATTTG GTCAAGACACAGATTCAAGCTCAATCTGCGCAATCCATTGCCGTTGGTTATCAACACGGTCATACAGGAACGTTGTCAGCATTTATAAAACTATGGAAGCAAGGTGGTATAGCTGCGTTATATCGTGGCTGGTATGCCAATATACCTAGATTATTTATTGGCTCGTCTACGCAGTTGACTACGTTCGGTTTGGTCTCAGATTTGTTACGTTCTTTGAAT ATACTTACAGATTATCCTATAACTTTgactttcgtttcttcgttaatCGGTGGATCATGTGTAGCTGTCACTATGCAACCTTTTGACGTATTGGCAACAAGATTGTATAATCAAA GAGCAACGAAAGGTGGGAAAGGTATGCTCTATAATGGGCTCTATGATGCTTTGGTTAAGATAATACGAACAGAAGGTTTGTATGGCTTATATAAAGGAACTTTCCCAACGTGGATGAGAATAGCACCACACACAGTTTTATGTTTAGTATTCTATCAGAAATTAGATCAATTGTATGACGATATAAGAACGTAA